In the genome of Desulfuromonas sp. DDH964, one region contains:
- a CDS encoding c-type cytochrome, with amino-acid sequence MKKSLALLFVLLFALAVTSAFAARTGKEVYTAKCAMCHDSGVAGAPKFGDQAAWKAHLEKGMDHMLENAKKGIGAMPPMGMCNGCSMAELKAAVEYLAGTAK; translated from the coding sequence ATGAAAAAGAGTCTCGCGCTCCTCTTCGTCCTCCTCTTTGCCCTCGCCGTCACCTCCGCCTTCGCCGCCCGCACCGGTAAGGAGGTCTATACTGCCAAGTGCGCCATGTGCCACGACAGCGGCGTCGCCGGCGCCCCCAAGTTCGGCGACCAGGCGGCCTGGAAGGCCCACCTCGAGAAAGGCATGGACCACATGCTCGAAAATGCCAAAAAGGGGATCGGCGCCATGCCGCCGATGGGAATGTGCAACGGCTGCTCGATGGCCGAGCTGAAGGCCGCTGTCGAGTACTTGGCGGGAACCGCCAAGTAA
- a CDS encoding ATP-binding protein — protein MPLDPELTDQLRRVLAAVEQILPAALPALDWQATWAASWRRHSLAGTLEPAGELDPIRLDELLGIDKQKAIVCANTRQFLQGLPANNILLWGSRGTGKSSLVRAILNAYAPQGLRIIQVDKDDLPSLPDIFHQIRSLPYRFLLFCDDLSFEPGEKSYKMLKSALDGSVYAAPANTLIYVTSNRRYLLPEYPTDNLGAKMVNNEVHHGEGVEEKISLSDRFGLWVAFHAFSQDHYLTVVAQCIEQLAARHNTSISWNAELERAAIAWSHEKTKRCGRTALQFARYWVGRHLLAD, from the coding sequence ATGCCCCTCGACCCCGAACTGACCGACCAGCTGCGCCGGGTCCTCGCCGCAGTGGAACAGATCCTGCCGGCGGCGCTACCGGCCCTCGACTGGCAGGCCACCTGGGCGGCGAGCTGGCGCCGTCACTCCCTGGCCGGCACCCTGGAGCCGGCCGGCGAGCTCGACCCGATCCGGCTCGACGAGCTCCTCGGCATCGACAAGCAGAAGGCGATCGTCTGCGCCAACACCCGCCAGTTCCTGCAGGGGCTGCCAGCCAACAACATCCTCCTTTGGGGGAGCCGCGGCACCGGCAAATCGTCGCTGGTAAGGGCCATCCTCAACGCCTACGCTCCGCAGGGGCTGCGCATCATCCAGGTCGACAAGGATGACCTGCCAAGCCTGCCCGACATCTTTCACCAGATCCGCAGCCTCCCCTACCGTTTCCTCCTCTTCTGCGACGACCTTTCCTTCGAACCCGGAGAGAAGAGCTACAAGATGCTGAAGAGCGCCCTCGACGGCTCGGTCTACGCCGCCCCCGCCAATACCCTGATCTACGTCACCAGCAACCGGCGCTACCTGCTCCCCGAGTATCCAACCGACAACCTCGGCGCAAAAATGGTCAACAACGAGGTTCATCACGGCGAAGGGGTCGAAGAGAAGATCTCCCTCTCCGACCGCTTCGGCCTCTGGGTCGCCTTCCACGCCTTTTCCCAGGACCACTACCTTACCGTGGTCGCCCAGTGCATCGAACAGCTGGCGGCACGGCACAACACTTCCATTTCCTGGAATGCCGAACTGGAGCGCGCCGCTATCGCCTGGTCCCACGAGAAGACCAAGCGCTGCGGGCGAACCGCGTTGCAGTTCGCCCGCTACTGGGTCGGCCGTCACCTGCTTGCCGATTAG
- a CDS encoding pirin family protein: protein MITIRKSNERGSHQESWLDTKYSFSFHNYHDPEHMGFRALRVINQDRVAAGRGFGLHPHQDMEIFTLVLSGALEHRDNLGNREVIGPYQLQKITAGTGVRHSEVNPSNSEEVHLLQIWILPDREGLEPGYVMKDFSGAAQNALTPLLNPEGSNGAARLHQDASVFLGRLDAGTTLDYALKSGRHAWVQVILGRGEVNGTKLNEGDGAALSNESQLRLAAENDAELLLFDLS, encoded by the coding sequence ATGATCACCATCCGTAAGTCGAACGAGCGTGGCAGTCACCAGGAGAGCTGGCTGGATACGAAATATTCCTTCTCCTTTCATAACTACCATGACCCCGAGCACATGGGCTTTCGCGCCCTGCGGGTCATCAACCAGGACCGGGTGGCAGCGGGACGCGGCTTTGGACTGCACCCGCACCAGGACATGGAAATATTCACTCTGGTCCTGAGCGGGGCGCTGGAGCACCGCGACAACCTCGGCAACCGCGAAGTGATCGGCCCCTATCAGCTGCAGAAGATCACCGCCGGCACCGGGGTGCGCCACAGCGAGGTCAACCCCTCGAACAGCGAGGAGGTCCACCTGCTGCAGATCTGGATCCTGCCTGACCGCGAAGGGCTCGAGCCCGGCTATGTCATGAAGGATTTTTCCGGCGCGGCGCAAAACGCCCTGACGCCCCTTCTCAACCCTGAGGGCAGCAACGGCGCGGCCCGCCTCCACCAGGATGCTTCAGTTTTCCTCGGTCGGCTTGACGCCGGGACGACTCTGGACTATGCACTGAAGAGCGGGCGGCACGCCTGGGTACAGGTGATCTTGGGGAGGGGTGAAGTCAACGGGACGAAGCTGAACGAAGGGGATGGCGCGGCACTCAGTAACGAGTCGCAGCTGCGGCTGGCAGCCGAGAACGACGCCGAACTGCTTCTCTTCGATCTGAGCTAA
- a CDS encoding MarR family winged helix-turn-helix transcriptional regulator, with the protein MSRLKESQKQALAVYVKLMRATNTTTAHIHRHLHHAGLTHSQFAVLEALRHLGSLCQGELSQKVLKSNANLTAVVDALEARKLVNRDRSGSDRRKVKVELTDAGRSLIEDLFPRHAEVVDAEFSVLTAKEQDELGRLLKKLGRRA; encoded by the coding sequence ATGTCCAGGCTAAAAGAATCGCAAAAACAGGCCCTGGCAGTCTACGTCAAGCTGATGCGGGCGACCAACACGACGACGGCCCATATCCACCGCCACCTGCACCACGCCGGTCTGACCCACAGCCAGTTTGCCGTGCTGGAAGCGCTCCGTCATCTCGGGTCGCTCTGCCAGGGGGAGCTGAGCCAGAAGGTGCTCAAGAGCAACGCCAACCTCACCGCGGTCGTCGATGCGCTGGAGGCCAGGAAACTGGTGAACCGGGATCGCAGCGGCAGCGACCGGCGCAAGGTCAAGGTCGAGCTGACCGACGCCGGGAGGAGCCTGATCGAAGATCTCTTCCCGCGCCACGCTGAAGTGGTCGATGCGGAGTTCTCGGTCCTCACCGCCAAAGAACAGGACGAACTCGGGCGCCTGTTGAAGAAACTGGGGCGCAGGGCGTAA
- a CDS encoding DUF481 domain-containing protein — protein sequence MFGQYEYHFNDRTKFTQSAEALLDLEQMSNYLLNSETAFTAALNSVFSIKTSYVIKYDNETTGGTKHTDTILAASLVANF from the coding sequence CTGTTCGGTCAGTACGAATACCATTTCAACGACCGCACCAAGTTCACTCAATCCGCAGAGGCCCTTCTCGACCTGGAACAGATGAGCAATTACCTGCTCAACTCCGAAACGGCCTTCACCGCCGCGCTCAACAGCGTGTTTTCCATCAAAACCAGCTATGTCATCAAGTACGACAATGAAACGACGGGAGGCACCAAACATACGGATACCATCCTGGCGGCTTCTCTGGTCGCCAATTTTTAA